In Gracilinanus agilis isolate LMUSP501 chromosome 1, AgileGrace, whole genome shotgun sequence, the sequence TCCTGGCTGGCGGAGGACCTCTGAGAAGTAGCAGATGCTCCGTCCTTCTTTCCTCCTGCGCCCCTCCACTCCATTTCCCCCTCCCAAAGAGGAGGGTGTTGGCCTGCCTGGCTCTGAGATCCCTCCAGGACTAGGTGCCACGGCTCTCTCCTGCCTCCCAGCCCACCCTGACCTCTCGTCTCACCCCCCAGCTCAGAGACAGGCCCTGGAGGAGCAACCCTTCATCTCCAGGATCTTCGGCCCCAGGGAACCATCATCTGGGGCTCCAGAGGCAGGAGGGCGCTCCCTTGGAAGCCCCTGCACTCCTATCATGGGCTCTCCCACCTTGTGGGGGTCTTCTGGCCAGAGGGCAGGGCCCCATCTCGTCCCCCCGCCCCGGCTTTCCCAGGACAGCGCGCCCAGTGCCCTCCCCATCCTAGGACGGCGGCCGCCCCAGGCTAGGCGCCTCACCTCACTTGTGCTGTCCTGAAGGCAACTAAGCAAAGCCAGTAAGGTGGCCCTTGAGGTGAAGTCCCAGCGGCCGCTCTGCCTGGCCCAGCTCAGCAAGGCCGCCATGTTGGCTGGAAGGCAACGGAGGGGAGGGGGATCAGCGGGACAGGAGGCCGGCCCAGGAAGGAGCAGGAGGGTCGGGAGAAGTAAGCGGGGGTGAGGATCGGGGTGGGCTCTGCGCAGGATTGGGGCTGGCTGGGGACGAGGCCGAGTGAGGACTCACGGGGAGGCTGCCCCTTCTTCCGCTCCGGCCTCCAGCTGTCCGTGCACGTCCCCAGCAGGGCCGTGAGCAAGAGCAGGGCAGTCCTTCGGCGCTGGAAGCTGGAGGCTGGGCTCAGCTGGGAGACGCTGAGCTGGAGAAGCCACTCCACGAAGTCTGCAGAGGGCGAGAGGAGGCTTGGGAGAGCCCAGACGGAGGCTGCCACCCCAGGGCCCGGTCCCAGGTGCCCACCCCTCGGCCCGCAGCTCACCTGGGAGTCACGGTTCAGAGCCTCTATGGGCCAGAGCCCTCCTCGGGGGTCCAGGCCCCGAGGCTCCCAGAGCCCACCGGGCCACCCGCTGCCCTCCATCCCTGCCTGCCCTCCCCCTCAGCAGGACGGGGGGCTCACCTCCGGCGAGCACGAGAGGCTGCGGGGGCAGGCCTGATCCAGAAGCCCCCTGGCTGCGAAGCGCGGCCAGGGCGCTGTCCCGGAGTCTGCCCAGGAGCCTGCTCACGGTGGCCTGCAGCAGCTGCCGGAAGGAAGCTGAGGAGTGGCTGAGGTTCAGCCACAGGAAGTCCTGGAAGAGGGCCAGCTCCTTCGGGCCAGGGGCCTGGGCAGAGCCGGGCCCCCCACACAAGAGGCTGGCCGCCATCAGGCGCACGGCCTCATCCCCACACGCCAGGCACACGGACAGGCGGGCCGGGCTCTGGGTCACGGCCGAGGGGCCCTGGCCCAGCTCCCTCCGAGACCTCTGCAGGGACGCCCAGCCCCGCAGGCAGCCCAGCCCCGAGCCCGAGAAGGCCTCCTCCAGGAGCCCCGCCGTGGCTGGGAAGAGCTGCAGGGTGTGAGGGAGCAGGGAGTTGGCCGCCCGACCCTGCAGGCTGGGCACCGCAGACTGGAGGGCCTCGGCCAAGGCCGGCAGCCAGTGCCGGGCCCACCGCTTGGCCAGGACCTCCTCGCTGGCTACTGCCTCCACCATGGCCCACTCCCATCGCTGGGCCTGGAGGAAGGAGCGGTAGGTGTCCGCCGCTGGGGGGCTCAGGGGGTTGGTGGACAGGCAGAGCAACAGGTGCTGTGGGAGCTCCGGGAGCATATCCAGGACCTGAAGAAGAAGGGGCAGTGCCCACGCTGGCCACAGCTCCCTGCTGGGGGCCCGCAAGGAGGAACGGGGCACTGCCCGTGGCAGAATCGAGGCTGGCTACAGGATGTGCGAGCTGGGGGCTGGCAAAGCTGCCCCTCACAATCGCCCTGGATCAGTCACCTGTGCCCCAAAGCCACTCCACCAGAACCAGTCTAAGCCCTCCTAGGAAGGCTGCTCTGGGCCCCATCACCCCTGGCCGTGGTGCTGAAACGGTGACCGCCCAAGCTAGGTCATTTGAGGGCTCCCCTGCCCTGGCCCTCCACTGCTCTGGGAGAGGCTGCTGAGGCCAGGCTCCCTGCAGGCAGCCTCCCCGGGCTGGCCCAAAGGAGGGAACACGCACCTTGTCAGAGCCCAGGAAGGGCAGCAGAGCACAGAGGGCTGGGTAGCGGGCCTTAGTCGACCAGGGCAAAGCCTTGATCTTCTCTAGGAACTCATCATAGAGGGGCCGCTCTGTATCcccaaggaattcacattcttcCCGATAAAGCACCAAGAAGAGGCTGAAGCAGCGCAGGGTGGCCTCAGACAGGCCTTCCAGCTGTGAAGGGATGGGCTCCATGTGCCAGGGAAATGGCCATCtacattcttcccttccccatgtgCCAGAAAGATGGCCACCTACTTCCTCATCTTCCCCTTGGACACTGAGGACCACCTATTATTCCCTTACCTCCCCTTGGGCACCAGAGTTGGGCATCTACTCCCTCATCCTCCCCTTGGGCACCAGAGATGGGCATCTACTCCCTCATCCTCCCTTTGGGGCTTTGTCTGGCTCCCAGTCCAGGCTTTGCCATTTCTCCAATCCCTAGTCCAGAGACTCAAGCATGGCATCCATCCTCCAGTTGGGGATACCTTTTGTTGCCTTGTGACTTTGGGCCTCCCCAGAGCTGCCTTCCTTCTCACGCTTTATCTCCTGATCCCACGAGGGTCTTTGGAGACCCCTCTCATCACCTTCCCCcggtctcattttacagacacaGGGATTGACCCCAGATGGAGGAGTGACCACCATAATCTTAGAGGGCTaacatctgaacccaggtcctggggGCCCACCCCAAGATATCAGGTCTTGGCAGCACGCCAAGGAGTGTCTACAAAGATCTTCGGCCCCATCTTCCCGGAGCCACCTCCTGGGTGGCCCAAGGTCCGTCGGCCTTCTCCAGACAAAGGGCTCAGTCGCTGTTCACAGACGTAAGGAGGATACTGCCCGGCCCGGCCCTCTGAGCCCAGGAAGCCGAAGGTGGCAAGGTGAGAGCTCCCTACCGGGCTCTCTGTGTTGCTCCAGATGAAGTAGGTCAGCATCTGGATCCTCAGTGAATCGCTGCTCAGCAGTCGGCCAATCCAGATGCTCGGGGCACTTTCTTGTACCCGCTGCAGCCACAGGGAGAAAACTGGGAAGGGGACAGCAAAAGCCAGGCTTTCCTCTCCAGTCCAGTCACCTTGGCCCTCCTGCCCACCTCTGGTGCCCCCCGCAGGCCCTTCCAGGCTCGGAGCCTGTGCTCTCGTGCGGGTGCCCCTCTCCTGCATGAGGGCCTCAGCCACCAAGGCCAGGACAGAGCAGTTCCAGAAGGCCTCCGCCCACGCCTGGCACCCCGACCCCAGCCTGAGCCCGGACATGCTCCGCCAGCAGCAGGCTCTGGCCATAAGCTGCGTGTTCCCACAGGCCCGGGAGTCCTCACCCTGGAGGAGGAAGGCACGATGGTCCACGTTCTTCCCGTTCCAGTCGGAGTCGATGCAGGGCATCAGGTTACTGAGCAGTGGGCAGGCCTGGGAGGGTAGAGAGCAGAGCCCGGGGGGCTCAGGGCCCAGGACGCCAGAGGGAAGGCCGGCCCCTCGCCACCGCCGCCTCCTCTAGGCTCCCCAAGCTCGGGTTCAGGCTTACCATCCAACCAGGAGCCTTGAAGGTCAGGATGTCCCTCCTGCAGGCAGTGAGAAGGCCTCTGCTCAGCACCAGGTCCTCCAGCCCGTCGGGGTTCATGGGGGGCAGCGTCACCTGGAGCCACCCCAGCGTCTCCTCCCCGCCATCTAAGGACAAGGCGCCTGCTCAGAGGAGGACTTCTCCTCCCCATGCCCGCTGCTCCTCGGGCCGGAGGCCAAGCCCGCCCCTGACCGGACCGCGGCGCCCGCCCGTCTCCACATGGAGGCTGAGGAGCCCCGTCCGGCCTCACCTGGGTAGAGCATGTCCAGCAGCTCAAAGAGAGCCCGGGCCCCGACCTCCGGGGTGGGGGCGGTGTTCACCAGCATGCCCAGGGCTGTGCCAGCCAGAAGGCGGGCATCCTTGTGGGCCACCTGGGAAAGGGACAAGAGTGGAAGCGGGGGGCCCTCCCGTGAAGGCGGTCAGCGGGCGCCACCCCCCGTGGCCTCCCCGGCTCTCCTCACCTCTCCCATGATCACTTGCACCAGGGACTGAAGGATGCTTGCCAGGGACTCCACGTCCTCGGCTGGGTTCCACACCAAGATCCCCACTTCCTCCGCCATGATCTGGAAGAGCTGCAGGGCCAGCTGTGGGCAGAGAGCATGCCGGCCCCGTCTGAGCAGCCCAGACCGTACCCCACCTCCTGGAGACCCCCGGGAACTCCCGACAGCCCTTCTGGAGGCCCAGGACCCCAGAAAGCAGGATTCTGGGGGTGTGGAGAGCAGACCCCCCCGGGGGGCTGGCCCAGAGCACCCCAAGGCCTGCGGGTGCTCGACCAGGACTTCTCGGGCACAGCCCCTGAGCTGAGccttttggggggagaggggaggagagggggaacaAGGGGGCAGGGAGGGCGCCCACCTTCACTGCGAGGTAGGCCTGCTCCGCCGGCCCCGTCACAGGCTCCTCTAGCACAGAGGCCAGCGTGGAGGCGGCACAGTCCAGCAGGATGTCCAGGGAGCGTCTCCAGTGTTCTCTGGCCAGGCTGCTCTCCTCCAGGAACAGACACACTGGGCAAGGGGGGCCCACGACATCAGCACGGCCCGAGGAGGGTCCCCAGAGCCGCCGGGGCTGCCTCCCTCCAGGGCTCCCGGGCCAGGGCACAAGGGGTGGCTGCAGGGCCAACTTCCCCAGGGCCGGATTCCAACCTCTGGGACAGCCAAGAAGGGACAGGAACCCCAGGCTGGGAAGCCCCCCACCTGCCATCCCTTCCCTGGACAATGGAGCCTCGGCTCCCCCCTCGGGAAACCACAGGAGACTGTGGGCGGCCGCGGGACTGACCTGTGCGGAGCTCTCCGAGGGCCAGCGCCTAGAAGGGAAGGGCAGCGTCAGTACCCGCAGGGCGGTCACCCCCAATCCCAGCCCCATCGGGGAGCCCTGCGGCCTCCTCACCTGCCGCTCCTGGGTCAAGCTGCCCAGTAGCCTGGCCACTTCCTCACACGCCATGGTCTCTCTCCCTGCGGTCAGCGTGTCCAAGATCTGTGAGGAGGAGGAATGGGGGCAGTCAGGCTGTGGCCTTCCTGGCCTGGTCTCGAGggcccccacccccatctccctCACTTCTCTTCATGGCCCGTGggctccatctcccacctccaagccTTTGTATGGGCAGTGTCCAGCACCTGGATTCTCAGAGCCTTGTCTCCTGCGAGGGGCAGGTCACACGGCATCTCCCACTGTGCctcacagagcctggcacacactATCTCCCATGACTTCATTGTGGgaggtattattatcccattttacagatgatgaaaccgaGTCTCACAGAGGTTGAGCTCCAACCCAGCCATGGTCCCACCTAAAATCTAAGTACCCTGAGGACAAGCCCAGTTTTGCCTTTTGTCTTTTATCCCCCAGCCCAGCAGCTACGTGGTCCAggggcctgagtttgaatcctgctctgTGTCCTGGGGCCTGTCCCTCCCTTCTccgggcttcagtttcctcctctataaaatggctGGCTTCAGAGGGCTTCTTCAGAGAGTGGAGTTCCCCAGAGAAGGAGGGCCCAGGATCCCCCCAGTCCCTCAATCCTTGATGCCCGAGGCCAGGCCAGCCACACCACCCTCACCCCAACAGTCAACCCTGGCCTGGGCTGCCCAGCTCTACCCACCTTCTCCAGCTTGCGGAAGGCCCCCAGGCTGCCCATGGCCTCCAGCTGACAGGCCAGGAGGCACCTCAGGAAGGACTGGACTTCAGGGACACCCAGCTCATCCCAGGCCTCGCTCAGAGCAGGTAGAAGACTCCCAACCTCTGCCAGGCTTTGCTCCTGGCACCGCCGGCCAGAGGCTCTGCAGAGATGGGAGAATGGGCTGCTCAGCACGATAGCATCACCCTGTGCCCACCCCGTGGGCTAAGAGGGACCCGGAGCCCCTTCTCCCCGGCCCAGCCCAAGCCTAAAATAGAAGGCTTCACGAGGACCCCAACGCCATCCCCACTCACTCCCCAGACCCTGGCCTCCCCGCCTACCTCACCCTCTGCCCCAATCCTAACGACTCTGGAGCCCCCAAGGCCTTCCTTGCACATCCCAGCTGTCTGGGGGAGCTCTAGAGGGGCACCCCCAGGAGCAAAGCCTGACTCttagtggggggaggggggacctCTCTCCCCTGTACGAGGGCTGGGCAGCCCAGAGGTCACTGCAGGGGGCAgcgaggaggagagaaagagggagacacagagacacagacagagggacacaggaaaacagagacagagggacacaGAGCCTCAGAGGGACACAGAGGCacagaaagacacagacagaaggagacagagactcagagagacaTAGGGACACAGATTCAGGGAGAGACACAGggacaaagagacacagacagagactcggagagacacagacagagagagacaagagactcAGAGAGACACAGGGACATAGAGACAGagggacacagagacacagagggaCACAGATTCAGGGAGAGACACagggacacagagacacagacagagactcagagagacacagacagagggagacaaGAGACTCAGAGAGACACAGGGACATAGAGACAGagggacacagagacacagaaggACACAGATTCAGGGAGAGACACaggacacagagacacagacagagggagacagagggacaCAGAGACAAGGGGAGACAGAGAC encodes:
- the LOC123230425 gene encoding uncharacterized protein LOC123230425, yielding MAEEVGILVWNPAEDVESLASILQSLVQVIMGEVAHKDARLLAGTALGMLVNTAPTPEVGARALFELLDMLYPDGGEETLGWLQVTLPPMNPDGLEDLVLSRGLLTACRRDILTFKAPGWMACPLLSNLMPCIDSDWNGKNVDHRAFLLQVFSLWLQRVQESAPSIWIGRLLSSDSLRIQMLTYFIWSNTESPVGSSHLATFGFLGSEGRAGQYPPYVCEQRLSPLSGEGRRTLGHPGGGSGKMGPKIFVDTPWRAAKT